The Diaphorobacter ruginosibacter genome contains a region encoding:
- the ribH gene encoding 6,7-dimethyl-8-ribityllumazine synthase codes for MQGAEKGTHNTLDGDGLTIGIVQARFNEGITNALFDACRNELIALGVNEDNIDHVTVPGALEVPLALQAMAHRGEYDALIALGCIIRGETYHFELVANESGAGVTRVGLDYDLPIANAILTTENLEQAIARQTEKGADAARVAVEMAQLMSDLAVDDGDMDLLMHGEQDPQ; via the coding sequence ATGCAAGGCGCAGAAAAAGGCACCCACAACACCCTGGACGGCGATGGACTGACCATCGGCATCGTGCAGGCCCGCTTCAACGAAGGCATCACCAACGCATTGTTCGATGCCTGCCGCAACGAACTCATCGCGCTCGGCGTGAACGAGGACAACATCGACCACGTGACGGTTCCCGGCGCGCTCGAAGTGCCGCTCGCGCTGCAGGCCATGGCCCATCGCGGCGAGTACGATGCACTGATCGCCCTCGGCTGCATCATCCGCGGCGAGACCTACCACTTCGAGCTGGTGGCCAACGAATCGGGAGCCGGCGTGACACGCGTGGGCCTCGACTACGACCTGCCGATCGCCAATGCCATCCTGACCACGGAAAACCTCGAGCAGGCGATCGCGCGCCAGACCGAGAAGGGTGCGGACGCCGCACGCGTTGCCGTTGAAATGGCACAACTGATGTCCGATCTTGCCGTCGATGACGGCGACATGGACCTCCTCATGCACGGAGAGCAGGACCCACAATGA
- the nusB gene encoding transcription antitermination factor NusB — protein sequence MSELTAPRPPRQPRKGMTSTGARKAASKSGRSRAREFALQALYQHIVSGNDATAIDHFTRDLAGFHKADAAHYDALLHGCISTAQDLDALIEPKLDRKLTDISPIEHAVMWIGVYEFLHCMDVPWRVVLNECIELAKEFGGTDGHKYVNGVLNGLAPQLRALEVAADKKRGPESDLDSEPAPAQD from the coding sequence ATGAGCGAACTGACCGCACCCCGCCCTCCCCGCCAGCCGCGCAAGGGCATGACCAGCACCGGCGCACGCAAGGCCGCATCCAAGTCGGGCCGCAGCCGCGCGCGCGAGTTCGCACTGCAGGCGCTGTACCAGCACATCGTGAGCGGCAACGACGCCACGGCCATCGACCATTTCACGCGCGACCTGGCCGGCTTTCACAAGGCCGACGCCGCGCACTACGACGCACTGCTGCACGGCTGCATCAGCACGGCGCAGGACCTGGATGCGCTGATCGAGCCCAAGCTCGACCGCAAGCTCACGGACATCTCGCCGATCGAACATGCGGTGATGTGGATCGGCGTCTATGAATTCCTGCATTGCATGGACGTGCCCTGGCGCGTCGTGCTCAACGAGTGCATCGAGCTCGCCAAGGAGTTCGGCGGCACCGACGGCCACAAGTATGTGAACGGCGTGCTCAACGGCCTCGCGCCGCAGCTGCGCGCGCTGGAAGTGGCAGCGGACAAGAAGAGGGGACCGGAGTCCGATCTCGATTCCGAGCCGGCGCCCGCGCAGGATTGA